Proteins from one Scyliorhinus canicula chromosome 22, sScyCan1.1, whole genome shotgun sequence genomic window:
- the LOC119956122 gene encoding protein transport protein Sec24B-like isoform X2 codes for MRNPVWDNVHHSGSNGAIGSQSHPYPGQSSQNKSSWTEASRSSAAQETLRMEQLQESTANLDLQQVSSVCPINLLQQRNVPRVEPAAAPEPGLSTHLRKLNCCSDVFQCTLVNIPHTLAMLKQVKLPLGLIFQPFKDSREPPLLITDVPPRCTTCQTYINPFITFIDQQHWKCNACFSLNDVPGNFLYDPMTGSNCNPHSRPELQHAALEFMVPLEYQARRPRPVTYLFVFDVSYNAVETGYLGIVCKTLLENIDRLPGDSQTRIGFITFDSTVNFYHLHSSLTRPRMMVVADVDDIFIPSEDKLLVNLRQSRQLVVSLLEEFPVAFRETQKRQCAFGPALQAAQKLLKYCGGRVSAFLTQLPNVGCGSLQPREDPGDSTLGAKHFAPAIDFYKVLALELCGQQTGVDLFLLSQRYTDLASVACLPRYTCGYVYYYPAFHHIHSSALVEKLQLEFQRHLTRSIGYEGLLRIRYTQGLMLDTYYGNSFLQTTQMLSLPCVCPQAEFAFLMMIDGAVTESSFVVFQSSLLYTSCQGERRVRIYTYCLPVVSSLSEVYAGVNIAAMVGILSKMAVDRSVRLCLAYTRDELMRVLIDALVAYRVSMCSPKRSTFTIPRSLQQLPLYVLALLKQPAFQTDAAMSLDERVFTMSQLMIQPLTLVLRMVYPDLYKIDDYLNSESADNISLERGKETVKRPALVQLMAENLTLQGAFLIDCGNVLYIWVGRHCSTSFLDGVLGVTSYTSLPGTLTLLPILQNPASKLIQALLGSLRKERLYHAPCFIIKDDSTSRSVFIKRLVDDRTETAMSYYEFLLHLKERVCK; via the exons ATGAGGAATCCAGTGTGGGATAACG TTCATCATTCAGGTTCTAATGGGGCCATTGGATCACAGTCACAcccctatccaggacaaagctcgcAGAACAAGTCATCCTGGACAGAGGCTTCGAGGAGTTCGGCAGCGCAG GAGACATTGCGGATGGAGCAGCTGCAAGAGTCGACAGCCAACCTGGACCTACAGCAGGTTTCCAGCGTCTGCCCAATCAACCTCCTCCAGCAAAGGAATGTCCCACGGGTAGAACCAGCTGCAGCACCTGAGCCGGGCCTGAGCACTCACCTCCGCAAATTGAACTGCTGCTCGGA TGTGTTTCAGTGCACACTGGTGAACATTCCACACACTCTGGCAATGCTGAAGCAGGTGAAACTTCCTCTCGGTCTTATCTTCCAACCCTTCAAGGATTCCAGG GAGCCTCCCCTGCTGATCACTGATGTGCCCCCTCGCTGTACAACGTGTCAGACCTACATCAACCCCTTCATCACCTTCATTGACCAACAACACTGGAAATGCAATGCTTGTTTCTCGCTCAATGACG TTCCTGGGAATTTCCTCTACGATCCCATGACGGGCAGTAACTGCAACCCACACAGTCGGCCAGAACTACAGCATGCAGCACTGGAGTTTATGGTGCCTCTGGAATATCAG GCTCGGCGCCCACGGCCTGTAACATACCTGTTCGTCTTTGATGTTAGTTACAACGCGGTGGAAACTGGTTACCTGGGAATTGTCTGCAAAACCCTGCTGGAGAACATAGACAG GTTACCTGGGGATTCACAGACCCGCATTGGGTTTATTACATTTGACAGCACAGTGAACTTCTACCACTTGCACAGCAGCCTGACTCGACCCCGCATGATGGTTGTGGCTGACGTTGATG ATATCTTTATCCCAAGTGAAGATAAGTTGTTGGTGAATCTGCGGCAAAGCCGACAG CTTGTTGTGTCTTTGCTTGAGGAATTCCCGGTTGCGTTCAGAGAGACTCAGAAGAGACAGTGCGCGTTTGGACCCGCGCTGCAGGCTGCTCAGAAACTCCTGAAGTATTGCGGTGGACGTGTGTCTGCTTTTCTGACCCAGTTGCCTAACGTAGGTTGTGGGTCCTTGCAACCCCGGGAAGACCCTGGCGATAGTACACTG GGAGCCAAGCACTTTGCTCCAGCCATCGATTTCTATAAGGTGCTTGCACTGGAGTTATGTGGCCAGCAGACAGGAGTGGATTTGTTCTTGTTGAGTCAGCGATACACTGACCTGGCTTCAGTAG CTTGTCTTCCCAGGTACACGTGCGGCTATGTGTACTATTACCCAGCATTCCATCATATCCACAGCTCAGCCCTGGTGGAGAAACTCCAGCTAGAGTTCCAACGCCACCTGACCCGTTCCATCGGATACGAGGGACTGCTGAGGATTCGATACACACAGG gacTCATGCTGGATACCTACTATGGAAACTCGTTCCTGCAGACAACGCAGATGCTGTCCCTGCCCTGTGTCTGCCCTCAGGCAGAGTTTGCCTTCCTGATGATGATAGATGGGGCTGTAACTGAGAGTTCATTCGTGGTCTTTCAGTCCTCCCTTCTCTACACTTCCTGCCAAG GTGAACGGCGAGTTCGGATCTACACGTACTGCTTACCGGTTGTCAGCTCCCTGAGTGAAGTATATGCTGGGGTCAACATTGCTGCTATGGTGGGAATTCTTTCCAAAATGG CAGTGGATCGTTCCGTGAGGCTTTGCCTCGCTTACACCCGAGATGAGTTGATGAGAGTTCTGATTGATGCTCTTGTTGCCTATCGCGTCTCGATGTGCAGTCCAAAGCGGTCCACATTCACCATCCCCCGCAGCCTGCAGCAACTTCCACTGTATGTCCTCGCCCTCCTAAAACAG CCTGCCTTTCAGACCGATGCAGCTATGAGCCTGGACGAGAGGGTTTTCACAATGTCCCAGCTGATGATACAGCCCCTGACCCTGGTTTTGCGGATGGTTTACCCTGACCTGTACAAGATTGATGATTACCTCAACAGCGAGTCTGCTGACAAC ATTTCCCTAGAGAGGGGCAAAGAGACAGTGAAGAGACCAGCCTTGGTACAGCTCATGGCAGAGAATCTTACTCTGCAAGGAGCCTTCTTAATCGACTGTGGTAAT GTCCTGTATATCTGGGTCGGTAGGCACTGCAGCACCAGTTTCCTGGATGGTGTGTTAGGGGTGACCAGCTACACCTCTCTACCAGGTACTCTG ACTTTGCTGCCCATTCTGCAGAATCCAGCTTCTAAGCTCATCCAAGCATTACTGGGATCCTTAAGGAAGGAGCGACTTTATCATGCACCTTGCTTCATCATCAA GGATGACAGTACCTCGCGGTCCGTGTTCATCAAGCGGCTGGTGGATGACCGCACTGAGACGGCAATGTCGTACTATGAATTTCTGCTTCACCTGAAGGAGCGAGTGTGTAAGTGA
- the LOC119956122 gene encoding protein transport protein Sec24B-like isoform X1, translating into MPGFFRPTKHLKRKVHPVPSVHHSGSNGAIGSQSHPYPGQSSQNKSSWTEASRSSAAQETLRMEQLQESTANLDLQQVSSVCPINLLQQRNVPRVEPAAAPEPGLSTHLRKLNCCSDVFQCTLVNIPHTLAMLKQVKLPLGLIFQPFKDSREPPLLITDVPPRCTTCQTYINPFITFIDQQHWKCNACFSLNDVPGNFLYDPMTGSNCNPHSRPELQHAALEFMVPLEYQARRPRPVTYLFVFDVSYNAVETGYLGIVCKTLLENIDRLPGDSQTRIGFITFDSTVNFYHLHSSLTRPRMMVVADVDDIFIPSEDKLLVNLRQSRQLVVSLLEEFPVAFRETQKRQCAFGPALQAAQKLLKYCGGRVSAFLTQLPNVGCGSLQPREDPGDSTLGAKHFAPAIDFYKVLALELCGQQTGVDLFLLSQRYTDLASVACLPRYTCGYVYYYPAFHHIHSSALVEKLQLEFQRHLTRSIGYEGLLRIRYTQGLMLDTYYGNSFLQTTQMLSLPCVCPQAEFAFLMMIDGAVTESSFVVFQSSLLYTSCQGERRVRIYTYCLPVVSSLSEVYAGVNIAAMVGILSKMAVDRSVRLCLAYTRDELMRVLIDALVAYRVSMCSPKRSTFTIPRSLQQLPLYVLALLKQPAFQTDAAMSLDERVFTMSQLMIQPLTLVLRMVYPDLYKIDDYLNSESADNISLERGKETVKRPALVQLMAENLTLQGAFLIDCGNVLYIWVGRHCSTSFLDGVLGVTSYTSLPGTLTLLPILQNPASKLIQALLGSLRKERLYHAPCFIIKDDSTSRSVFIKRLVDDRTETAMSYYEFLLHLKERVCK; encoded by the exons TTCATCATTCAGGTTCTAATGGGGCCATTGGATCACAGTCACAcccctatccaggacaaagctcgcAGAACAAGTCATCCTGGACAGAGGCTTCGAGGAGTTCGGCAGCGCAG GAGACATTGCGGATGGAGCAGCTGCAAGAGTCGACAGCCAACCTGGACCTACAGCAGGTTTCCAGCGTCTGCCCAATCAACCTCCTCCAGCAAAGGAATGTCCCACGGGTAGAACCAGCTGCAGCACCTGAGCCGGGCCTGAGCACTCACCTCCGCAAATTGAACTGCTGCTCGGA TGTGTTTCAGTGCACACTGGTGAACATTCCACACACTCTGGCAATGCTGAAGCAGGTGAAACTTCCTCTCGGTCTTATCTTCCAACCCTTCAAGGATTCCAGG GAGCCTCCCCTGCTGATCACTGATGTGCCCCCTCGCTGTACAACGTGTCAGACCTACATCAACCCCTTCATCACCTTCATTGACCAACAACACTGGAAATGCAATGCTTGTTTCTCGCTCAATGACG TTCCTGGGAATTTCCTCTACGATCCCATGACGGGCAGTAACTGCAACCCACACAGTCGGCCAGAACTACAGCATGCAGCACTGGAGTTTATGGTGCCTCTGGAATATCAG GCTCGGCGCCCACGGCCTGTAACATACCTGTTCGTCTTTGATGTTAGTTACAACGCGGTGGAAACTGGTTACCTGGGAATTGTCTGCAAAACCCTGCTGGAGAACATAGACAG GTTACCTGGGGATTCACAGACCCGCATTGGGTTTATTACATTTGACAGCACAGTGAACTTCTACCACTTGCACAGCAGCCTGACTCGACCCCGCATGATGGTTGTGGCTGACGTTGATG ATATCTTTATCCCAAGTGAAGATAAGTTGTTGGTGAATCTGCGGCAAAGCCGACAG CTTGTTGTGTCTTTGCTTGAGGAATTCCCGGTTGCGTTCAGAGAGACTCAGAAGAGACAGTGCGCGTTTGGACCCGCGCTGCAGGCTGCTCAGAAACTCCTGAAGTATTGCGGTGGACGTGTGTCTGCTTTTCTGACCCAGTTGCCTAACGTAGGTTGTGGGTCCTTGCAACCCCGGGAAGACCCTGGCGATAGTACACTG GGAGCCAAGCACTTTGCTCCAGCCATCGATTTCTATAAGGTGCTTGCACTGGAGTTATGTGGCCAGCAGACAGGAGTGGATTTGTTCTTGTTGAGTCAGCGATACACTGACCTGGCTTCAGTAG CTTGTCTTCCCAGGTACACGTGCGGCTATGTGTACTATTACCCAGCATTCCATCATATCCACAGCTCAGCCCTGGTGGAGAAACTCCAGCTAGAGTTCCAACGCCACCTGACCCGTTCCATCGGATACGAGGGACTGCTGAGGATTCGATACACACAGG gacTCATGCTGGATACCTACTATGGAAACTCGTTCCTGCAGACAACGCAGATGCTGTCCCTGCCCTGTGTCTGCCCTCAGGCAGAGTTTGCCTTCCTGATGATGATAGATGGGGCTGTAACTGAGAGTTCATTCGTGGTCTTTCAGTCCTCCCTTCTCTACACTTCCTGCCAAG GTGAACGGCGAGTTCGGATCTACACGTACTGCTTACCGGTTGTCAGCTCCCTGAGTGAAGTATATGCTGGGGTCAACATTGCTGCTATGGTGGGAATTCTTTCCAAAATGG CAGTGGATCGTTCCGTGAGGCTTTGCCTCGCTTACACCCGAGATGAGTTGATGAGAGTTCTGATTGATGCTCTTGTTGCCTATCGCGTCTCGATGTGCAGTCCAAAGCGGTCCACATTCACCATCCCCCGCAGCCTGCAGCAACTTCCACTGTATGTCCTCGCCCTCCTAAAACAG CCTGCCTTTCAGACCGATGCAGCTATGAGCCTGGACGAGAGGGTTTTCACAATGTCCCAGCTGATGATACAGCCCCTGACCCTGGTTTTGCGGATGGTTTACCCTGACCTGTACAAGATTGATGATTACCTCAACAGCGAGTCTGCTGACAAC ATTTCCCTAGAGAGGGGCAAAGAGACAGTGAAGAGACCAGCCTTGGTACAGCTCATGGCAGAGAATCTTACTCTGCAAGGAGCCTTCTTAATCGACTGTGGTAAT GTCCTGTATATCTGGGTCGGTAGGCACTGCAGCACCAGTTTCCTGGATGGTGTGTTAGGGGTGACCAGCTACACCTCTCTACCAGGTACTCTG ACTTTGCTGCCCATTCTGCAGAATCCAGCTTCTAAGCTCATCCAAGCATTACTGGGATCCTTAAGGAAGGAGCGACTTTATCATGCACCTTGCTTCATCATCAA GGATGACAGTACCTCGCGGTCCGTGTTCATCAAGCGGCTGGTGGATGACCGCACTGAGACGGCAATGTCGTACTATGAATTTCTGCTTCACCTGAAGGAGCGAGTGTGTAAGTGA
- the LOC119956122 gene encoding protein transport protein Sec24B-like isoform X4 → MPGFFRPTKHLKRKVHPVPSVHHSGSNGAIGSQSHPYPGQSSQNKSSWTEASRSSAAQETLRMEQLQESTANLDLQQVSSVCPINLLQQRNVPRVEPAAAPEPGLSTHLRKLNCCSDVFQCTLVNIPHTLAMLKQVKLPLGLIFQPFKDSREPPLLITDVPPRCTTCQTYINPFITFIDQQHWKCNACFSLNDVPGNFLYDPMTGSNCNPHSRPELQHAALEFMVPLEYQARRPRPVTYLFVFDVSYNAVETGYLGIVCKTLLENIDRLPGDSQTRIGFITFDSTVNFYHLHSSLTRPRMMVVADVDDIFIPSEDKLLVNLRQSRQLVVSLLEEFPVAFRETQKRQCAFGPALQAAQKLLKYCGGRVSAFLTQLPNVGCGSLQPREDPGDSTLGAKHFAPAIDFYKVLALELCGQQTGVDLFLLSQRYTDLASVACLPRYTCGYVYYYPAFHHIHSSALVEKLQLEFQRHLTRSIGYEGLLRIRYTQGLMLDTYYGNSFLQTTQMLSLPCVCPQAEFAFLMMIDGAVTESSFVVFQSSLLYTSCQGERRVRIYTYCLPVVSSLSEVYAGVNIAAMVGILSKMAVDRSVRLCLAYTRDELMRVLIDALVAYRVSMCSPKRSTFTIPRSLQQLPLYVLALLKQPAFQTDAAMSLDERVFTMSQLMIQPLTLVLRMVYPDLYKIDDYLNSESADNISLERGKETVKRPALVQLMAENLTLQGAFLIDCGNVLYIWVGRHCSTSFLDGVLGVTSYTSLPGTLG, encoded by the exons TTCATCATTCAGGTTCTAATGGGGCCATTGGATCACAGTCACAcccctatccaggacaaagctcgcAGAACAAGTCATCCTGGACAGAGGCTTCGAGGAGTTCGGCAGCGCAG GAGACATTGCGGATGGAGCAGCTGCAAGAGTCGACAGCCAACCTGGACCTACAGCAGGTTTCCAGCGTCTGCCCAATCAACCTCCTCCAGCAAAGGAATGTCCCACGGGTAGAACCAGCTGCAGCACCTGAGCCGGGCCTGAGCACTCACCTCCGCAAATTGAACTGCTGCTCGGA TGTGTTTCAGTGCACACTGGTGAACATTCCACACACTCTGGCAATGCTGAAGCAGGTGAAACTTCCTCTCGGTCTTATCTTCCAACCCTTCAAGGATTCCAGG GAGCCTCCCCTGCTGATCACTGATGTGCCCCCTCGCTGTACAACGTGTCAGACCTACATCAACCCCTTCATCACCTTCATTGACCAACAACACTGGAAATGCAATGCTTGTTTCTCGCTCAATGACG TTCCTGGGAATTTCCTCTACGATCCCATGACGGGCAGTAACTGCAACCCACACAGTCGGCCAGAACTACAGCATGCAGCACTGGAGTTTATGGTGCCTCTGGAATATCAG GCTCGGCGCCCACGGCCTGTAACATACCTGTTCGTCTTTGATGTTAGTTACAACGCGGTGGAAACTGGTTACCTGGGAATTGTCTGCAAAACCCTGCTGGAGAACATAGACAG GTTACCTGGGGATTCACAGACCCGCATTGGGTTTATTACATTTGACAGCACAGTGAACTTCTACCACTTGCACAGCAGCCTGACTCGACCCCGCATGATGGTTGTGGCTGACGTTGATG ATATCTTTATCCCAAGTGAAGATAAGTTGTTGGTGAATCTGCGGCAAAGCCGACAG CTTGTTGTGTCTTTGCTTGAGGAATTCCCGGTTGCGTTCAGAGAGACTCAGAAGAGACAGTGCGCGTTTGGACCCGCGCTGCAGGCTGCTCAGAAACTCCTGAAGTATTGCGGTGGACGTGTGTCTGCTTTTCTGACCCAGTTGCCTAACGTAGGTTGTGGGTCCTTGCAACCCCGGGAAGACCCTGGCGATAGTACACTG GGAGCCAAGCACTTTGCTCCAGCCATCGATTTCTATAAGGTGCTTGCACTGGAGTTATGTGGCCAGCAGACAGGAGTGGATTTGTTCTTGTTGAGTCAGCGATACACTGACCTGGCTTCAGTAG CTTGTCTTCCCAGGTACACGTGCGGCTATGTGTACTATTACCCAGCATTCCATCATATCCACAGCTCAGCCCTGGTGGAGAAACTCCAGCTAGAGTTCCAACGCCACCTGACCCGTTCCATCGGATACGAGGGACTGCTGAGGATTCGATACACACAGG gacTCATGCTGGATACCTACTATGGAAACTCGTTCCTGCAGACAACGCAGATGCTGTCCCTGCCCTGTGTCTGCCCTCAGGCAGAGTTTGCCTTCCTGATGATGATAGATGGGGCTGTAACTGAGAGTTCATTCGTGGTCTTTCAGTCCTCCCTTCTCTACACTTCCTGCCAAG GTGAACGGCGAGTTCGGATCTACACGTACTGCTTACCGGTTGTCAGCTCCCTGAGTGAAGTATATGCTGGGGTCAACATTGCTGCTATGGTGGGAATTCTTTCCAAAATGG CAGTGGATCGTTCCGTGAGGCTTTGCCTCGCTTACACCCGAGATGAGTTGATGAGAGTTCTGATTGATGCTCTTGTTGCCTATCGCGTCTCGATGTGCAGTCCAAAGCGGTCCACATTCACCATCCCCCGCAGCCTGCAGCAACTTCCACTGTATGTCCTCGCCCTCCTAAAACAG CCTGCCTTTCAGACCGATGCAGCTATGAGCCTGGACGAGAGGGTTTTCACAATGTCCCAGCTGATGATACAGCCCCTGACCCTGGTTTTGCGGATGGTTTACCCTGACCTGTACAAGATTGATGATTACCTCAACAGCGAGTCTGCTGACAAC ATTTCCCTAGAGAGGGGCAAAGAGACAGTGAAGAGACCAGCCTTGGTACAGCTCATGGCAGAGAATCTTACTCTGCAAGGAGCCTTCTTAATCGACTGTGGTAAT GTCCTGTATATCTGGGTCGGTAGGCACTGCAGCACCAGTTTCCTGGATGGTGTGTTAGGGGTGACCAGCTACACCTCTCTACCAGGTACTCTG GGATGA
- the LOC119956122 gene encoding protein transport protein Sec24B-like isoform X3, with amino-acid sequence MEQLQESTANLDLQQVSSVCPINLLQQRNVPRVEPAAAPEPGLSTHLRKLNCCSDVFQCTLVNIPHTLAMLKQVKLPLGLIFQPFKDSREPPLLITDVPPRCTTCQTYINPFITFIDQQHWKCNACFSLNDVPGNFLYDPMTGSNCNPHSRPELQHAALEFMVPLEYQARRPRPVTYLFVFDVSYNAVETGYLGIVCKTLLENIDRLPGDSQTRIGFITFDSTVNFYHLHSSLTRPRMMVVADVDDIFIPSEDKLLVNLRQSRQLVVSLLEEFPVAFRETQKRQCAFGPALQAAQKLLKYCGGRVSAFLTQLPNVGCGSLQPREDPGDSTLGAKHFAPAIDFYKVLALELCGQQTGVDLFLLSQRYTDLASVACLPRYTCGYVYYYPAFHHIHSSALVEKLQLEFQRHLTRSIGYEGLLRIRYTQGLMLDTYYGNSFLQTTQMLSLPCVCPQAEFAFLMMIDGAVTESSFVVFQSSLLYTSCQGERRVRIYTYCLPVVSSLSEVYAGVNIAAMVGILSKMAVDRSVRLCLAYTRDELMRVLIDALVAYRVSMCSPKRSTFTIPRSLQQLPLYVLALLKQPAFQTDAAMSLDERVFTMSQLMIQPLTLVLRMVYPDLYKIDDYLNSESADNISLERGKETVKRPALVQLMAENLTLQGAFLIDCGNVLYIWVGRHCSTSFLDGVLGVTSYTSLPGTLTLLPILQNPASKLIQALLGSLRKERLYHAPCFIIKDDSTSRSVFIKRLVDDRTETAMSYYEFLLHLKERVCK; translated from the exons ATGGAGCAGCTGCAAGAGTCGACAGCCAACCTGGACCTACAGCAGGTTTCCAGCGTCTGCCCAATCAACCTCCTCCAGCAAAGGAATGTCCCACGGGTAGAACCAGCTGCAGCACCTGAGCCGGGCCTGAGCACTCACCTCCGCAAATTGAACTGCTGCTCGGA TGTGTTTCAGTGCACACTGGTGAACATTCCACACACTCTGGCAATGCTGAAGCAGGTGAAACTTCCTCTCGGTCTTATCTTCCAACCCTTCAAGGATTCCAGG GAGCCTCCCCTGCTGATCACTGATGTGCCCCCTCGCTGTACAACGTGTCAGACCTACATCAACCCCTTCATCACCTTCATTGACCAACAACACTGGAAATGCAATGCTTGTTTCTCGCTCAATGACG TTCCTGGGAATTTCCTCTACGATCCCATGACGGGCAGTAACTGCAACCCACACAGTCGGCCAGAACTACAGCATGCAGCACTGGAGTTTATGGTGCCTCTGGAATATCAG GCTCGGCGCCCACGGCCTGTAACATACCTGTTCGTCTTTGATGTTAGTTACAACGCGGTGGAAACTGGTTACCTGGGAATTGTCTGCAAAACCCTGCTGGAGAACATAGACAG GTTACCTGGGGATTCACAGACCCGCATTGGGTTTATTACATTTGACAGCACAGTGAACTTCTACCACTTGCACAGCAGCCTGACTCGACCCCGCATGATGGTTGTGGCTGACGTTGATG ATATCTTTATCCCAAGTGAAGATAAGTTGTTGGTGAATCTGCGGCAAAGCCGACAG CTTGTTGTGTCTTTGCTTGAGGAATTCCCGGTTGCGTTCAGAGAGACTCAGAAGAGACAGTGCGCGTTTGGACCCGCGCTGCAGGCTGCTCAGAAACTCCTGAAGTATTGCGGTGGACGTGTGTCTGCTTTTCTGACCCAGTTGCCTAACGTAGGTTGTGGGTCCTTGCAACCCCGGGAAGACCCTGGCGATAGTACACTG GGAGCCAAGCACTTTGCTCCAGCCATCGATTTCTATAAGGTGCTTGCACTGGAGTTATGTGGCCAGCAGACAGGAGTGGATTTGTTCTTGTTGAGTCAGCGATACACTGACCTGGCTTCAGTAG CTTGTCTTCCCAGGTACACGTGCGGCTATGTGTACTATTACCCAGCATTCCATCATATCCACAGCTCAGCCCTGGTGGAGAAACTCCAGCTAGAGTTCCAACGCCACCTGACCCGTTCCATCGGATACGAGGGACTGCTGAGGATTCGATACACACAGG gacTCATGCTGGATACCTACTATGGAAACTCGTTCCTGCAGACAACGCAGATGCTGTCCCTGCCCTGTGTCTGCCCTCAGGCAGAGTTTGCCTTCCTGATGATGATAGATGGGGCTGTAACTGAGAGTTCATTCGTGGTCTTTCAGTCCTCCCTTCTCTACACTTCCTGCCAAG GTGAACGGCGAGTTCGGATCTACACGTACTGCTTACCGGTTGTCAGCTCCCTGAGTGAAGTATATGCTGGGGTCAACATTGCTGCTATGGTGGGAATTCTTTCCAAAATGG CAGTGGATCGTTCCGTGAGGCTTTGCCTCGCTTACACCCGAGATGAGTTGATGAGAGTTCTGATTGATGCTCTTGTTGCCTATCGCGTCTCGATGTGCAGTCCAAAGCGGTCCACATTCACCATCCCCCGCAGCCTGCAGCAACTTCCACTGTATGTCCTCGCCCTCCTAAAACAG CCTGCCTTTCAGACCGATGCAGCTATGAGCCTGGACGAGAGGGTTTTCACAATGTCCCAGCTGATGATACAGCCCCTGACCCTGGTTTTGCGGATGGTTTACCCTGACCTGTACAAGATTGATGATTACCTCAACAGCGAGTCTGCTGACAAC ATTTCCCTAGAGAGGGGCAAAGAGACAGTGAAGAGACCAGCCTTGGTACAGCTCATGGCAGAGAATCTTACTCTGCAAGGAGCCTTCTTAATCGACTGTGGTAAT GTCCTGTATATCTGGGTCGGTAGGCACTGCAGCACCAGTTTCCTGGATGGTGTGTTAGGGGTGACCAGCTACACCTCTCTACCAGGTACTCTG ACTTTGCTGCCCATTCTGCAGAATCCAGCTTCTAAGCTCATCCAAGCATTACTGGGATCCTTAAGGAAGGAGCGACTTTATCATGCACCTTGCTTCATCATCAA GGATGACAGTACCTCGCGGTCCGTGTTCATCAAGCGGCTGGTGGATGACCGCACTGAGACGGCAATGTCGTACTATGAATTTCTGCTTCACCTGAAGGAGCGAGTGTGTAAGTGA